A section of the Hypanus sabinus isolate sHypSab1 unplaced genomic scaffold, sHypSab1.hap1 scaffold_1346, whole genome shotgun sequence genome encodes:
- the LOC132386848 gene encoding DBH-like monooxygenase protein 2, producing MASGVCWLLLAWAVAAGTGPGARASDLPHWVSIMPGFYVAWDFDTDTQNITFYVEAATMGWVGIGFTPSGGMDRADMMTAWIRDGKPYFHDRYGVGTEVPVIDGSQDCTLLSLTQNGTHTSLKFRRPFRTCDPQDMDITEDSMRLIYACSDSVPGSPMQMPKHETVYGVLSVQILNYGRKVVPHVGNSSTLDIVTNFTIPAYHTFYACHLAKFPDFGEKVHVYMVEPIIWPGAVGHVHHTLLFLCPALYNDSMLSEPRNCYQDRHYTFLFMMCAEVLTGWAIGGNKSLTPEPRGRKAASGHRIDAPSWFQVPPRLSLLPNPTGPR from the exons ATGGCGTCGGGCGTCTGCTGGCTCTTGCTGGCCTGGGCGGTGGCGGCGGGGACGGGGCCCGGGGCCCGCGCCTCGGACCTGCCCCACTGGGTGTCCATCATGCCCGGCTTCTACGTGGCGTGGGACTTCGACACGGACACGCAGAACATCACCTTCTACGTGGAGGCGGCCACCATGGGCTGGGTGGGGATCGGCTTCACCCCCAGCGGCGGCATGGACCGCGCCGACATGATGACGGCCTGGATCCGCGACGGAAAGCCCTACTTCCAC GATCGCTACGGTGTGGGTACCGAGGTACCGGTGATCGACGGTTCCCAGGACTGTACGCTCCTCTCCCTGACCCAGAACGGGACGCACACCTCCCTCAAGTTCCGGAGGCCGTTCCGGACCTGCGACCCGCAGGACATGGACATCACG gaGGACTCAATGCGTCTGATCTACGCTTGTTCCGACTCGGTCCCGGGAAGTCCGATGCAGATGCCGAAACACGAGACAGTGTACGGGGTGCTGTCGGTGCAAATCCTGAACTACGGGAGGAAGGTCGTCCCACACGTGGGCAACAGCTCGACGCTGGATATCGTGACCAAC TTCACCATCCCGGCATATCACACCTTCTACGCCTGCCACTTGGCTAAGTTCCCGGACTTTGGAGAGAAGGTGCATGTTTACATG gtagAGCCGATCATCTGGCCGGGGGCGGTCGGGCACGTCCACCACACGCTGCTGTTCCTGTGCCCGGCTTTGTACAACGATTCCATGCTGAGCGAACCGCGCAACTGTTACCAGGACCGCCACTACACATTCCTCTTCATGATGTGCGCGGAGGTGCTCACCGGCTGGGCTATTGGCGGCAACAAG TCTCTGACACCCGAACCCCGAGGGAGGAAGGCGGCCAGCGGCCACCGGATCGACGCCCCCTCGTGGTTTCAGGTCCCGCCCCGTCTCTCCCTATTACCGAATCCCACCGGCCCCCGGTAA